In one Shewanella loihica PV-4 genomic region, the following are encoded:
- a CDS encoding cold-shock protein, DNA-binding encodes MDIRAKRGTLVRWNQEQRVGFIAPDDGSDELRIFGINLLPYEHMPKEGESVVYRQWKDALRGTKVTKGEIDLGNPITLTSPFESHDKFDSEDAISWRVKVGLVALAIAFGNLLYLFMVNYDYSADVDIKPPEGLFPPGSEYYVGKQKLQNVVFSCDARQQCLQMTSCQEAKYFANHCPGFEVNVGDTPCVNLWCKSN; translated from the coding sequence ATGGATATTAGAGCTAAGCGAGGAACGCTTGTTCGTTGGAATCAGGAGCAGAGGGTAGGTTTCATCGCCCCGGACGACGGATCGGACGAACTCAGAATTTTTGGCATCAATTTACTCCCCTATGAACACATGCCTAAAGAGGGTGAATCTGTGGTGTATCGTCAGTGGAAAGACGCGCTGCGCGGCACTAAGGTCACCAAGGGCGAGATAGACCTAGGTAATCCTATCACCTTGACCTCTCCTTTCGAGTCCCATGATAAGTTTGACAGCGAAGATGCCATCAGCTGGCGCGTCAAGGTTGGTCTGGTGGCCCTGGCGATCGCCTTTGGTAATCTGCTCTATCTGTTTATGGTCAACTATGACTACTCGGCCGATGTGGATATCAAACCGCCGGAGGGGCTGTTCCCCCCTGGGTCTGAGTATTACGTGGGTAAGCAGAAGCTGCAGAATGTGGTGTTTAGCTGCGATGCCCGCCAGCAGTGTCTGCAGATGACCTCCTGTCAGGAGGCCAAATACTTCGCCAACCATTGCCCCGGATTTGAGGTCAATGTGGGCGATACCCCCTGCGTCAATCTCTGGTGTAAATCAAATTAA
- a CDS encoding substrate-binding periplasmic protein, with translation MSLVVGLALWQMLLCAQAMASDGERHSELHQLPAMAKTPLISVSNDYPPFYSPQMSEWGVVYHLVEAVFEHAGYPLSHEFYPFIRAQTLIKRELADLIIGVWYRPEREQWIDFSDPLLSVSIRLYKRSDSKIVFRDIKDLKPYLIGIGRGYANPVAFGQANLNTEAASSDAVNLRKLLAGRVDLVLICEDVARYLIERPGSEYNGKLEPVGDPLSVELFHIGVAKHLPNARQILADFNQSLAELHRSGELTKILASHGFEHNAYWQQKSQSSQ, from the coding sequence ATGAGCCTAGTCGTGGGGCTAGCCTTGTGGCAGATGTTGCTCTGCGCCCAGGCCATGGCCAGCGACGGAGAGCGACATAGCGAGCTGCATCAACTGCCGGCGATGGCGAAAACGCCACTGATTAGCGTGTCTAACGATTATCCGCCCTTCTACTCGCCGCAGATGTCCGAGTGGGGCGTGGTGTACCACCTGGTGGAGGCGGTATTTGAACATGCGGGATATCCGCTGTCCCATGAGTTTTACCCTTTTATTCGCGCCCAAACGCTTATTAAGCGGGAGCTGGCGGATCTCATCATAGGCGTATGGTATCGGCCCGAACGGGAGCAGTGGATCGACTTTTCCGACCCCTTGTTATCTGTCTCAATTCGCCTGTATAAGCGCAGCGACAGCAAGATTGTCTTTCGCGATATCAAGGATCTCAAGCCCTATCTTATCGGTATCGGCCGCGGCTATGCCAACCCTGTGGCCTTCGGTCAAGCTAACCTGAATACCGAGGCCGCCAGCTCAGATGCGGTGAACCTAAGGAAACTGCTGGCCGGTCGGGTGGATCTGGTGCTGATCTGTGAGGATGTCGCCCGCTACCTTATCGAACGCCCCGGCAGCGAATATAACGGTAAGCTTGAGCCGGTGGGAGACCCTTTGAGCGTGGAGCTGTTTCATATCGGGGTGGCCAAGCATCTTCCTAATGCCCGGCAGATTTTAGCCGACTTTAACCAGAGCCTGGCTGAGCTGCATCGCAGCGGCGAGCTGACCAAGATTCTGGCCAGCCATGGTTTCGAGCACAACGCCTATTGGCAGCAAAAGTCGCAGAGCAGCCAATAG
- a CDS encoding copper resistance protein NlpE yields MKISARLLPLVLLTLGACAQQTSQAPEPQTEAQASQASEPQAAQTMPLGDTSRNALDWPGLYKGTLPCVDCQGIAMSLKLNGDNSYQLSQQYLGKQNLGEQNLGEQNQATDVVLEGQFSWNEMGSKITLDSKARGMKLQVGENILFMLDDKGERIKGALAQQYQLLKAN; encoded by the coding sequence ATGAAGATTAGCGCGCGACTCCTCCCCCTTGTTCTGCTCACCCTAGGCGCCTGCGCCCAACAGACCAGTCAGGCACCCGAACCTCAGACAGAAGCGCAGGCCTCACAAGCGTCAGAGCCTCAAGCCGCTCAGACTATGCCCCTTGGCGACACCAGCCGTAACGCGCTGGATTGGCCGGGCCTCTATAAAGGCACCCTGCCCTGCGTCGACTGTCAGGGGATCGCCATGAGCCTCAAGCTTAATGGTGACAACAGCTATCAACTCTCTCAACAATATCTTGGCAAGCAAAACCTTGGTGAGCAAAACCTTGGTGAGCAAAATCAAGCAACCGATGTCGTCCTTGAGGGGCAGTTTAGCTGGAATGAGATGGGCAGCAAGATCACCCTAGATAGCAAGGCCAGAGGCATGAAGCTTCAGGTGGGCGAGAATATTCTCTTTATGCTGGACGATAAGGGGGAGCGGATTAAGGGGGCGCTGGCCCAGCAATATCAATTGTTGAAAGCCAATTGA